The Natranaerovirga hydrolytica genome window below encodes:
- a CDS encoding YwmB family TATA-box binding protein, whose translation MDKKQALYVVFIVMLVVIYQYSGNLFINGEKELVQAFNNTTFNIQESNITVWGLYSNNYMSRENKVEVLNDIAKEISLEPEYEYNIVNEGSFQEAQLIKQSKNARTSIKIVSMERELEGNLKEVENFLIVDIKFMNNIHSALHYKELLTNLFNEKALDMQVTMHFVGEHDGFLSEEKKESISNDLLKAINAREQERFVTNEIYSIYGYTSTIKDYILSNNKRINVDIAITYNEEEDKSILYIATPLITMPY comes from the coding sequence ATGGATAAAAAACAAGCATTATATGTGGTTTTTATCGTTATGTTGGTTGTGATCTATCAATATTCAGGTAACCTATTTATTAATGGAGAAAAAGAATTGGTTCAAGCTTTTAATAATACAACATTCAATATTCAAGAAAGTAATATTACAGTATGGGGGCTATACAGTAACAATTATATGTCTAGAGAAAACAAAGTTGAAGTATTAAATGATATTGCCAAGGAAATATCATTGGAACCAGAATATGAGTATAATATTGTTAATGAAGGCTCATTTCAAGAAGCACAGCTTATTAAACAATCAAAGAACGCTAGGACTTCAATAAAAATAGTCAGTATGGAAAGAGAACTTGAAGGAAATCTTAAAGAAGTTGAGAATTTTTTAATTGTGGATATAAAATTTATGAACAATATTCATAGTGCCTTGCATTATAAAGAACTGCTAACGAACTTATTTAACGAAAAGGCATTGGATATGCAGGTCACGATGCATTTTGTTGGAGAACATGATGGCTTTTTAAGTGAAGAAAAGAAAGAAAGTATATCTAATGATTTATTAAAAGCAATCAATGCAAGAGAACAAGAAAGATTTGTTACAAATGAAATATATAGCATTTATGGATATACATCTACAATAAAAGACTATATTTTAAGCAATAACAAAAGAATTAATGTAGACATAGCCATAACTTATAATGAGGAAGAAGATAAAAGCATATTATATATTGCAACACCATTAATAACAATGCCCTATTAA